The Halobacteriovorax sp. DA5 genome includes the window GAAATATTGGATAAAAAAATGCTAGGGCCTAAGCTCTAGCATTTCCTTTATAACGTCTTATATGAAGGATAGATATCTTCGTAAGAGTTTACACCGTGATTACTATCGCGTTTAAAGATATCCTTACGCTTTAGATCCTTAACATTTTCATAGCCAGCAGCTGCGACAATTTCTCTAACGGCCTCAACTGTTGCGTGGTGAAAGTTTGCAACACGCTTACCTTTTTGATCCACATTAAGACCTTTAACGAGATCAGGGTTTTGCGTTGTGATACCAACTGGACACTTATTTGAATTACAAGTAAGAGCTTGAATGCAGCCAATTGCAAGCATCATTGAGCGCGCGCCATAACATGCATCAGCACCAAGTGCGATGGCCTTTACAATGTCAAAAGCTGTAAAAATCTTTCCAGCGGCAATGACTTTGATTTCATCCTTTAGGCCGTATTCAGTTAAAATATTAACGACAGCTGTTAGACCTTCAATTAAAGGTGTTCCAATTGAGTCAGAAAACTCTAAAGGGGCAGCACCTGTTCCTCCCTCGGCACCATCAACTGCTATATAATCAGGATAGTTTCCAAGCTCTTTAAAGGCCTCAACCATTTCGACAAACTCGTCTCTACGCCCAAAACATAATTTAATACCTACTGGCTTGCCTCCACTTAACTCCCTTAAGCGTTGAATGAAAGCAACCATCTCTGTCGCATCTCTAAACTCTTTGTGAGATGGAGGTGAGTCAACCTCAGTGCCCTGTTTAACTCCACGAATACGTGCAATTTCAGCAGTATTCTTTCTGGCCGGTAAAATCCCCCCATGCCCAGGCTTTGCACCTTGAGAAAGTTTTAACTCAATCATCTTCACCTGATCCAATGTGGCCTTCTCTTTAAAGCTCTTATCACAAAAGCCACCTTCTGGAGTTCGTGCCCCGAAGTAGCCTGTTCCAATTTGCCAAATAAGATCACCTCCACCCTTTAGATGATAGTCACTAATTCCACCTTCTCCTGTATTGTGAGCAAAGTTATTAAGCTTAGCACCAAGGTTTAATGCTTCAACTGCACGCGAACTTAGAGAACCAAAACTCATTGCAGAAATATTGAATATTGAAAGATTGTATTTCTGATCACAATGCTTGCTCCCAACCACGACTCTGAGATCTTTTTGGACTTCATAAAATTCTTTAGGATACATTGAATGATTGATCCATTCATAACCTGTTTCATAAACGTCTTTTTGAGTTCCAAAAGGTTTTGTACTAAGTGCTAGCTTTGCTCTTTGATAGATAACGTTTCTAGTTGTTCGTGGGATGGGTGTTCCATCTTCATCTGATTCAATAAAGTATTGATAGATCTTAGGCCTTAGATCTTCCATAACATAACGAAAGCGTCCAACAACAGGATAGTTGCTCTTTAGTGTATGCTCACTTTGCACTAAATCGTAAAAACCCAGTAAATAGATTGGGACTAAGATTAAGTACTGATAGTAGAAGAACTCATTAAAAAAGACTCCAGCAAATATCGTTGCCACGTTTGTAATAAGAAAAAACAACCAAAATAATTTACGTGGACTAACCCCGCGACCAAGATAGGCCATAGATACCTCATTCGTAGTGAACAAATTATGTTTTAATTTGTCAGTTTTATACTATTTATGACTTACTTATCGTCAACATTTACATTTGTTTTACAATGAAATTGCTCGTGAATTGTTAAGATTAGTTAAACACAAACACGAGAGACACCTATGTGCAAAAAGACTTATTCATTAAAAAATCTAAATAAAACAAATACACTCTTTCTTTTAATCACACCACTAATTGCTATTGCAGGAACAATTGCATGGCTTAAAATTGATGGTTTTGATTGGAGAATTTTAGCGTTATCGTTAATTTTCTATATCGCAACGGGGCTAGGAATAACGGCCGGATATCACCGACTATTTGCTCACAGGTCCTACCAAGCGAGTTGGCCAGTAAGACTTTTACTACTGATATTTGGAGCTGCGGCAGTACAAAACTCTGCACTTAAATGGTGTAATGACCACAGAGTTCACCATGGAAAAGTAGATACCGAACTGGATCCATACAATATCAATGAAGGGTTTTTCTACGCTCATATGGGCTGGATTCTACTTTTAGAAGATCAAAATGAGTACAAGTACTCTAAGGACCTACTAAAGGATCCAATGGTTATGTTTCAACATAAATTCTATCTTGGCTTCGTTGCACTTTTTAGCTTTGGCCTGCCAGCACTCATTGGATACCTATGGGTAGGATCTTGGCTAGGTGGCCTATTTGTGGCCGGTGTTGCTAGAATTGTTTTTGTTCACCACTGTACATTCTTTATCAATTCACTATGTCACGTTGTTGGGACTCGCCCTTACGATAAAGGACAAACAGCACGTGATAGCTGGATTATGGCGCTTTTCACATATGGTGAAGGTTATCATAATTTCCACCACACATTTCAAACTGACTACAGAAATGGAATTAAATGGTATCACTTTGATCCAACAAAGTGGCTCATTCGATCTTTAAACTTCGTAGGGCTTACGTGGAATCTTAAGAGGACACGTCCTGAGTTAATTCAAGCCAAAATTCAGGCCTAAACGAAGCTTATATACCTGTTAAAGGCACACCAGAATAGAAATGGTGTGCCTTTTTTTTCCTCCACCATACCCCAGATAAAAACCTTGCTAAAATTGATATATGTTCGATTTAAAGCAAGAAGATATTGGTCATGACTTTATTCTCGATGAAGAGTTTTTTGAAAACTTTACTTCATCTCATACAAGAAAATCTTATCTAAATGATATTAACCAATTCTTATGCTGGATTAGTGATTACTATAAGCTTAATGACTACGATTCAATTGAGCGTATACATATCATCAAATTTAGAAATTACCTCTCTGAATTTGGAGGTCACAATCAAAACCCTTCAACACCAAAGACGATCAATCGAAAGCTTGCGAGTTTAAGCGCATTCTTTAAGTATCTCGTCGAGAAAAATCAACTTAAGGCCAATCCTGTCTCAAGTGTTAGAAGACCAAGAAGTGAAGTTAAATCCCCAACTAATGCCCTTAACAAGCAACAGGTTTTAGAGCTATTTTATCATATGGGACAAAATGAAAAGAGCAAGTATCTTCACTTAGCACTCTTTACAACGTTCTTTACAACGGGACTTAGAAAGAGTGAAATTTTAAATCTACGTTTTAAAGATTATCAAATACAAGGCGCTAATAAGATTCTTCAATATCGTGCAAAAGGTGGAAAGCTTGGTAAGAAAGTTTTGAATCCTATCGCGATAAAGGCCCTTGATGAATATATTGAATGGATGAATGAGAATGAACGAGACACAGCAGAAAATGACTGGCTTTTTCAACCAACTAGAAATCCAAGTGATCCAACAAATTTAAACAAACCTATAAACCCGAGAACAATTAATGAGCTTTTAGACAAGTATGCTCTTAAAGCAGGTATCGGATTTAAAATTACTCCCCATTCGGCCAGGGCCACTTTTATCGGAGAGCTCCTAGAAATTGGTGTCGATATCTACACAATTGCAATTGAAGTAGGTCACGCATCAGTGAAAACAACAGGTGAATACGATAAGAGAAGAAACAAAATTAAAGAGTCTCCTACACTAAAATTAAACTGGGAATAAGTTAGTTTTTTTATTTCGCACCCCATTGTTCGTATATTTTAACAAGATATAGTAGTGTCAAAAATATTACGGCCACAATATATGGTATAAACACATCGTGTCAAAGACTCCCCTTGCTGATAAAAATTAGATGACAGAATTTTTAAGACAGTATTTTTTTTCTAAAAATAAGACTTGAAAAAGTGCCGAAACCCCTTGTTTAATGGGTCTAGAAAGACACATCAACCTGATCAAGTATAAAAATTAGCGGCCCTTAAAAAAAAAGAAATATCTATTGAGTCTTGTGTATTGAAATAGAATGTAGGCAGTCATACACTGAATAAGAACAACACAACACGATCTTATTAAATAACATTTAAGAGATTTTATATTTTTTTTACTAAATATAAGTTGCATGTATTTAGCACACACACGCTATTGCAAAAGTTAAGGAGGAACTTGTGACTTCACCAATTCTAGCACAGAATGACGATAGATTCGTCCTTTTCCCAATCGAATACAATTCAATCTGGGAAATGTACAAAAGACACATGGCAGTTTTCTGGACTGCTGAAGAAATCGACTTGGCCCAAGATATTACTGACTGGGAAAAGTTAAATGACAATGAGAGACACTTCATTACTCACGTACTTGCATTTTTTGCAGCAAGTGATGGGATTGTTAATGAAAACCTAGCTGTACGTTTCTACAATGATGTACAAAACCCTGAAGCTAGATGTTTCTATGGTTTTCAAATTGCAATGGAAAACATTCACTCTGAAACTTACTCTCTACTAATTGATACATATGTAAAAGACGCTAAAGAAAAAGATCGTCTTTTCCACGCTGTTGATCACTTTGAGCCAGTTAAGAAAAAAGCTGACTGGGCAATGAAGTGGTTATACTCAAAAAATACATTTGCTGAAAGATTAGTTGCATTTGCTGCCATCGAAGGAATCTTCTTCTCTGGTTCATTTTGTGCAATCTTCTGGCTAAAGAAAAGAGGCCTAATGCCAGGTCTATGTACTTCTAACGAGTTTATTTCTCGTGACGAAGGTCTACACTGTGAATTTGCAGTTCTTCTACACTCACTACTTGATAAAGAAGAACAATGTAGCAAAGAAAAGATCAAAGAGATCCTTACTGAAGCAGTTGAAATTGAAAAAGAATTCATCACTGATGCAATTCCAGTTTCTCTAATTGGTATGAATGCAGACCTGATGAAGCAATATATTGAATTTGTAGCTGATTTCTGGATGCAACAATTTGGTCTAGAGACTCACTATGGTGCAGCGAACCCATTTGACTGGATGGAGCTAATTTCTCTTGAAGGTAAAACAAACTTCTTTGAGAAGAGAGTTTCTGAATACCAAAGACCAGGTATTCTTTCTGAAAAATCAGAAAACACATTCACACTAGACGCGGAGTTTTAAGAAATGTACGTACAGACAAGAAGTGGCGAGAGAGAGCCAATTAAATTCGATAAAATTACAGACAGAATCAATACACTTGCCTTTGGACTAGAAGGTAATGTTGATGCAACAATGATTACTCAAAAAGTAATCGAAGGTATCTACGACGGTATTACAACAACTGAACTAGATGGACTTGCAGCCGAAACAGCTGCATACCTTGCAACAAAGCACCCAGACTATAACGTACTTGCTGGACGTGTTGCAGTTTCTAACCTTCACAAAGAAACAAAAGGTTGTTTCTCTGAGAACGTTAAGGAAATGTACCACTATGTTAACAAGGCAACTGGTGAGCACGCTCCTCTTGTTTCAAAAGAACTATATGAAACAGTAATGGCAAATGCTGAATTACTAGATAAGACAATCGTTGATAAGCGTGACTTCAACTACGACTACTTTGGATTCAAAACTCTTGAGAAGTCTTACCTTCTTAGAATGGATGGTAAAATTGTTGAAAGACCAGGCCAAATGCTACTTAGAGTTTCTGTTGGTATCCACATGAATGACATGGATGCTGCAATTGAAACATATAACCTAATGAGCCAGAAGTTCTTTACTCACGCAACTCCGACTCTATTTAACTCGGGAACAACTAAGCCACAGCTTTCTTCTTGTTTCCTACTAACAATGAAAGATGATTCAATTGATGGAATCTACGACACTCTTAAGCAAACTGCACTGATTTCTCAGTCTGCTGGTGGTATCGGTCTATCAATCCACAATATTCGCGCAAAAGGTTCATTCATCAAGGGAACTAATGGTACGTCGAACGGAATCGTTCCAATGCTAAAAGTTTTCAATGATACTGCTCGCTACGTAGATCAAGGTGGTGGAAAGCGTAAAGGTTCATTTGCAATTTATCTTGAGCCATGGCACGCAGATATCTTCGAATTCCTAGAAATGAAGAAGAACACTGGTAAGGATGAGCAAAGAGCGCGTGACCTTTTCTACGCACTTTGGACGCCAGACTTATTCATGAAGCGTGTTGAAGAAGATGGACAGTGGTCACTATTTTGCCCACATGAGTGTCCAGGTCTAGCTGAATGTTATGGTGCAGAATTTGAAGCTCTTTACACTCGCTACGAGGCAGAAGGTAAAGCTAAGAAAACAATCCGTGCACAAGACCTTTGGTTTGCAGTACTTGAATCACAAACAGAGACTGGTTCTCCGTACATGCTTTACAAAGATGCAGCTAACGAAAAATCAAACCAAAAGAACCTAGGTACAATCAAGTCGTCAAACCTTTGTACTGAAATTCTTGAATATACAGCACCTGATGAAGTTGCTGTTTGTAACCTTGCTTCAGTTGCTCTTAACAAATTCGTTAAGACTGACAAAGATGGAAATGTAACATACGACCACAAACACCTTTATGAAGTTGTTTACCGTATGACGAAGAACCTTAACAGAATCATCGACATCAACTACTACCCAGTAATTGAAGCGAAGAATTCTAACATGAGACACCGTCCAATCGGTCTTGGTGTTCAAGGTCTTCAAGATACTTTCTTTATGATGAGACTACCATTTGAGTCTGAAGCTGCACTTCAGCTTAATAATGACATCTTTGAGACAATCTACTTTGCAGCTGTAACTGCTTCAAAAGATGATGCAATCATTGATGGGCCATACTCAACTTACGAAGGTTCTCCAATGTCACAAGGTCAATTCCAATTTGACATGTGGGGACATACTGCTCACTCAGGAAACTGGGACTGGGATGGACTAAAAGCAGAAGTTGCAAAGCACGGTGTAAGAAACTCTCTTCTAGTTGCTCCAATGCCAACGGCATCAACTTCACAAATCCTTGGTAACAACGAGTGTTTTGAGCCAATCACTTCAAATATCTACGTAAGACGTGTTCTTTCTGGAGAATTTGCAGTTGTTAATAAATTCTTAGTTCGCGACCTAATTGATCGTGGCCTATGGGATGATACTTTAAGAAATGAAATCATTGCTAACAATGGTTCAATTCAATCAATTGAAAGAATCCCAGAGGATTTAAAAGCTCTATACAAAACTGTTTGGGAAGTTAAGCAAAAAGCAGTTATTGATATGTCTGCTGGACGTGGCCCTTATATTGACCAAGGTCAGTCACTTAATATTCACCTTGAAAACCCTAACTTCGGGAAACTTTCTTCAATGCACTTTTACGCTTGGAAGAAAGGGCTTAAGACAGGTATGTACTACCTACGTTCACGTGCTGCAGTTAACGCTGTTCAGTTCACAGTAAAGAATGAAGGTAAGAAAACTCCTGAGCAACTTGAGCAAGAAGCGGCAGCAATGGTTTGTTCAATCGACAATCCAGAAGATTGCCAAATGTGTGGAAGCTAGAAGTTACATTAAAATTAAATTTGATCCAACTCCGGTTGAATCGAAGTGCTAGAAAGAGGGGCCAAGGGATTTGGCCCCTCACTACATTTAGAGCGATAATATGAAAATTGAAACAAATCAAAAACAAGATAACGCAAAATTTTGGCAAGAGGGATGGGATAAAGGCTTCACAGGCTTTCATCAGAGTGAATACAATCAGGCCATGATTGATTACTTCGGCGATCTTGATCTAAATGGAAAAACTGTACTCATCCCCTTATGTGGTAAATCACTAGATATGATCTATCTTGCAAATAAGGGGGCAAAAGTAATTGGCGTTGAAGTCGTTAAAGATCCTGTTGAACAGTTTTTTAACGAGAATGAAATTGAATTTAAAAATAATGATCAAGTCTATTGTTCTAAAGATGGAAAGATCGAAATCCATAACAAGGATTTCTTCAAGATCGAAGATTTAGGTAAAATTGATTTTCTCTACGACCGAGCTTCAAATGTAGCACTTCCAAAGTGCATGAGAGAAGAGAAGTACTACCCTACAATCAAGAGATTAATCCAAGAAGAGACAAAAATTCTATTGATTACAATGGATCATGATGGATCTCGTGACTTTGGTCCTCCTTATGCAATAAACAAAGAAGAAACAAAAGAGCACTACCCATTGATTGAGCTGACTAATGAAGATAGTTCTAAGGCAATGGAGCGATTCCAAGAAGAAGGAATCAAGAAAGTAAGACGCTATATTTGGGCCAACTAAAAAAGCGGGCCCAAAGTATAAGCTAAATTAGTAATCGTAGCTTGCAAGAAGTTTAAGACAGTCAGTTTCTGGAGATTCAAACTCAGCTCCGTCTGACTCAATACACTCTTCTAGCCTTCCTTTAAGTTCAATCGACATCTCTTGACGTTCTTCTTCTGTCACAACACCATCTGCAATAATGTGTCCAGCTTCTTCAAACTCATCAGTTGTTAATGCATCATTAATTGATTCAGTCGTCGTAACAAATGGTGAAATTGTTAAAATAGTTGAAAGCTCTCTCTCAGAAACACCATCTGAATGAGCATTTAGACTTAAAAGTGTCATAACGATTAGTGCGATATTTTTCATAAACTCTCCTTTATAAACGTTTTCGTTTGTTGATATCTTTAATTAATTCTTTCGTTGTTTTTATATTCAAAGCGACTTCTTTAATTCGCTCAACTCTGTGCATAAAGTGAATACGATAGAATTGATCAATTCTATTTGTGACATCATTTGCCTTAGGTTTCTTTCCTTGTCTTAAGAGTAAATTGCTCTGTCGATACCAATCCTTATACTCGCTAGCAAGAGCTTCAAATTCATTGGCAATAGATGCGTTTTCATTTTTTGAAGCAAGCTCGAGTAAATTCATATTTTCTGTCGAAAAGGCCATTGTTTCTAGAAACACAAATGCATGTAAAACTGAGGTATCATTAGAATCTTGACGAGAATGACGATGATGAAACATCTGCGCTTTAGCGGCCCTTAAACTAGGTTCAAGTAAGAGATAATCTTCAAAGCTTTTGACATCAAGTAATGCAAGACTCTCTAAAACCTTTTTTGATTTCTCTTTTAAAGTACGACTCTTTTTAGTACTTACATATCCACTCTCTTGTAATTCTTCTAAAAGACCCTTTGGAGTAGAAATATTTGAGCGCAATTTAGTGTGGCCAAAAGCTGCTCTTATGAGCTTGTATGATTCTGTCGCACAATTTGCAGAAAAGAACTTGTAGCGTCCCATATCTTTGTTCTTATATAGATTAAGCGCATGAGAGATAAATCGTCTCTTATCACGTCCTGTTACATTCAGGTCGTATTGGTAGAGGTCTCTAAATTCTTCATAATTATATTTTTGTTTAACTTGGGCAAGTGACATGAAATCAATCTTTGCAGCATAACCACCAAAGATACCTTTGAAAAAACCAGGAGATAAATCATCAACATCGGCCGCAACACCAAGAACAAATTCGACCTGATCTCTTGTTGGACAATTCTCTATATCTAGCTTACATGCAGAAACATAGAACATACTGTGGCCAAAGCGGCTCATTGCACTCTTTCCATTAGAGGCCATAAGGTATGAAATCTTAGTTATACGATTCGTATAAAAACTAATTTCAACAAGGCCCATTTGATTAAAAATAAATGTTGAAAAATGATTATCACACTTACTTGATGTGGGCCTTATACCTGTAACATCGGCCATGAATTCATAAATAGCAAAACGCTCACATTTAAAATTTTCATCGAGATAAAAACTTTCTAAGACTGAAGAAAACTCTTTAGCTGGTGATTTGAAATCAGATTCTAGATTAAGAGACTTGTAAATAACTTGCCTCTTTCTTACGCCCCCATGATGAATCGAACGTATACTTCTTTTCCAATTTGTCAGTGAAAGAAATTGATCCCTATGGGCCTCACTTAACTTACGAAACTCTAGTTCTCCAGCAATAGCTGGCACTATCATTAGGCACATGATGAGTGTCGTAAATAATTTAGAAGTTAGACGTAATTTCATAATTACTATAATTACGCTAAATTAAGGCCATTCTGTTAAGAAATGAAAGAATGTTAGAGGCCGTCTACTCTCTAGACGGCCATTAAATATATGAAATTATAGAATTTTTAGTTCGCGTTAGCGCTTGCTTGAACAAAGCTATAGTAGAAAACCGCGTTTGGATCATTAGAGACTTTCTTTAGCTCAATTCTCATCTCATCAACTGTCTCTTGATCCACACGTCCTTCTTTTACAAGTTGAGGGGCCGCAGACAAGAGAAGCTCACACCAATAATCGATGAATTCCTTTCTCTTATCGGGACGTCGATTATCAAGGTGCCACGTC containing:
- a CDS encoding FMN-binding glutamate synthase family protein, with protein sequence MAYLGRGVSPRKLFWLFFLITNVATIFAGVFFNEFFYYQYLILVPIYLLGFYDLVQSEHTLKSNYPVVGRFRYVMEDLRPKIYQYFIESDEDGTPIPRTTRNVIYQRAKLALSTKPFGTQKDVYETGYEWINHSMYPKEFYEVQKDLRVVVGSKHCDQKYNLSIFNISAMSFGSLSSRAVEALNLGAKLNNFAHNTGEGGISDYHLKGGGDLIWQIGTGYFGARTPEGGFCDKSFKEKATLDQVKMIELKLSQGAKPGHGGILPARKNTAEIARIRGVKQGTEVDSPPSHKEFRDATEMVAFIQRLRELSGGKPVGIKLCFGRRDEFVEMVEAFKELGNYPDYIAVDGAEGGTGAAPLEFSDSIGTPLIEGLTAVVNILTEYGLKDEIKVIAAGKIFTAFDIVKAIALGADACYGARSMMLAIGCIQALTCNSNKCPVGITTQNPDLVKGLNVDQKGKRVANFHHATVEAVREIVAAAGYENVKDLKRKDIFKRDSNHGVNSYEDIYPSYKTL
- a CDS encoding fatty acid desaturase produces the protein MCKKTYSLKNLNKTNTLFLLITPLIAIAGTIAWLKIDGFDWRILALSLIFYIATGLGITAGYHRLFAHRSYQASWPVRLLLLIFGAAAVQNSALKWCNDHRVHHGKVDTELDPYNINEGFFYAHMGWILLLEDQNEYKYSKDLLKDPMVMFQHKFYLGFVALFSFGLPALIGYLWVGSWLGGLFVAGVARIVFVHHCTFFINSLCHVVGTRPYDKGQTARDSWIMALFTYGEGYHNFHHTFQTDYRNGIKWYHFDPTKWLIRSLNFVGLTWNLKRTRPELIQAKIQA
- a CDS encoding tyrosine-type recombinase/integrase; translation: MFDLKQEDIGHDFILDEEFFENFTSSHTRKSYLNDINQFLCWISDYYKLNDYDSIERIHIIKFRNYLSEFGGHNQNPSTPKTINRKLASLSAFFKYLVEKNQLKANPVSSVRRPRSEVKSPTNALNKQQVLELFYHMGQNEKSKYLHLALFTTFFTTGLRKSEILNLRFKDYQIQGANKILQYRAKGGKLGKKVLNPIAIKALDEYIEWMNENERDTAENDWLFQPTRNPSDPTNLNKPINPRTINELLDKYALKAGIGFKITPHSARATFIGELLEIGVDIYTIAIEVGHASVKTTGEYDKRRNKIKESPTLKLNWE
- a CDS encoding ribonucleotide-diphosphate reductase subunit beta is translated as MTSPILAQNDDRFVLFPIEYNSIWEMYKRHMAVFWTAEEIDLAQDITDWEKLNDNERHFITHVLAFFAASDGIVNENLAVRFYNDVQNPEARCFYGFQIAMENIHSETYSLLIDTYVKDAKEKDRLFHAVDHFEPVKKKADWAMKWLYSKNTFAERLVAFAAIEGIFFSGSFCAIFWLKKRGLMPGLCTSNEFISRDEGLHCEFAVLLHSLLDKEEQCSKEKIKEILTEAVEIEKEFITDAIPVSLIGMNADLMKQYIEFVADFWMQQFGLETHYGAANPFDWMELISLEGKTNFFEKRVSEYQRPGILSEKSENTFTLDAEF
- a CDS encoding ribonucleoside-diphosphate reductase subunit alpha — its product is MYVQTRSGEREPIKFDKITDRINTLAFGLEGNVDATMITQKVIEGIYDGITTTELDGLAAETAAYLATKHPDYNVLAGRVAVSNLHKETKGCFSENVKEMYHYVNKATGEHAPLVSKELYETVMANAELLDKTIVDKRDFNYDYFGFKTLEKSYLLRMDGKIVERPGQMLLRVSVGIHMNDMDAAIETYNLMSQKFFTHATPTLFNSGTTKPQLSSCFLLTMKDDSIDGIYDTLKQTALISQSAGGIGLSIHNIRAKGSFIKGTNGTSNGIVPMLKVFNDTARYVDQGGGKRKGSFAIYLEPWHADIFEFLEMKKNTGKDEQRARDLFYALWTPDLFMKRVEEDGQWSLFCPHECPGLAECYGAEFEALYTRYEAEGKAKKTIRAQDLWFAVLESQTETGSPYMLYKDAANEKSNQKNLGTIKSSNLCTEILEYTAPDEVAVCNLASVALNKFVKTDKDGNVTYDHKHLYEVVYRMTKNLNRIIDINYYPVIEAKNSNMRHRPIGLGVQGLQDTFFMMRLPFESEAALQLNNDIFETIYFAAVTASKDDAIIDGPYSTYEGSPMSQGQFQFDMWGHTAHSGNWDWDGLKAEVAKHGVRNSLLVAPMPTASTSQILGNNECFEPITSNIYVRRVLSGEFAVVNKFLVRDLIDRGLWDDTLRNEIIANNGSIQSIERIPEDLKALYKTVWEVKQKAVIDMSAGRGPYIDQGQSLNIHLENPNFGKLSSMHFYAWKKGLKTGMYYLRSRAAVNAVQFTVKNEGKKTPEQLEQEAAAMVCSIDNPEDCQMCGS
- a CDS encoding DUF4105 domain-containing protein; translated protein: MKLRLTSKLFTTLIMCLMIVPAIAGELEFRKLSEAHRDQFLSLTNWKRSIRSIHHGGVRKRQVIYKSLNLESDFKSPAKEFSSVLESFYLDENFKCERFAIYEFMADVTGIRPTSSKCDNHFSTFIFNQMGLVEISFYTNRITKISYLMASNGKSAMSRFGHSMFYVSACKLDIENCPTRDQVEFVLGVAADVDDLSPGFFKGIFGGYAAKIDFMSLAQVKQKYNYEEFRDLYQYDLNVTGRDKRRFISHALNLYKNKDMGRYKFFSANCATESYKLIRAAFGHTKLRSNISTPKGLLEELQESGYVSTKKSRTLKEKSKKVLESLALLDVKSFEDYLLLEPSLRAAKAQMFHHRHSRQDSNDTSVLHAFVFLETMAFSTENMNLLELASKNENASIANEFEALASEYKDWYRQSNLLLRQGKKPKANDVTNRIDQFYRIHFMHRVERIKEVALNIKTTKELIKDINKRKRL